The proteins below are encoded in one region of Pleuronectes platessa chromosome 14, fPlePla1.1, whole genome shotgun sequence:
- the LOC128456098 gene encoding olfactory receptor 13C9-like: MDDEVNVTYITFDGHVELQKYRHLYFVVMFALYIIIICWNSTIVYLIVIHKNLHEPMYIFIAALLINSILYSTTIYPKLLIDFLSEEQITTFPRCLFQAAVYYTMTTSEFLLLSAMAYDRYVSICKPLQYPTIMRKTTVKVFLFIAWFVPACELGISVVLYINVKICHFSLKGLFCNTSIFTLQCVTSVALSIYGVFLLVNICLLPMLFIVFTYIRILIVTNRRFKTTRTKALQTCLPHLLVLINLSCFVAYDVIVVRLESDIPKLARLILTLQIMVYHPLLNTD; the protein is encoded by the coding sequence ATGGATGATGAAGTCAATGTAACGTATATAACTTTCGATGGACATGTGGAGTTGCAGAAATACagacatttgtattttgtggtCATGTttgcattatatattataataatctgTTGGAATTCCACCATTGTGTATCTTATTGTGATTCATAAAAACCTCCATGAGCCGATGTACATCTTCATTGCAGCTTTGTTAATCAACTCTATTCTTTACAGCACAACAATCTACCCCAAGCTTTTGATCGACTTCTTATCTGAAGAACAGATCACGACTTTCCCACGTTGTCTCTTTCAAGCTGCTGTGTATTACACTATGACCACGTCAGAGTTTCTATTGTTGTCGGCCATGGCTTATGACAGATATGTGTCCATATGTAAACCTCTGCAATATCCAACCATCATGAGGAAGACAACTGTAAAAGTCTTTCTCTTCATAGCTTGGTTTGTTCCTGCTTGTGAACTTGGAATATCAGTTGTATTGTATATTAATGTAAAGATCTGTCACTTCAGTCTGAAAGGCCTCTTCTGCAACACGTCCATTTTCACACTTCAATGTGTGACCTCAGTGGCTCTGTCCATTTATGGAGTGTTTCTGTTAGTGAATATTTGTCTTCTCCCGATGCTCTTCATAGTTTTTACATACATCAGGATACTCATCGTCACTAACAGAAGGTTTAAAACAACGAGGACAAAAGCTCTACAGACCTGTTTACCTCACCTGCTGGTTCTTATCAACCTTTCCTGTTTTGTTGCGTATGACGTCATTGTAGTTCGTTTGGAATCAGATATACCAAAACTTGCCCGTTTGATATTGACATTACAAATAATGGTGTATCATCCTCTTCTTAATACggactga